A genomic window from Osmia bicornis bicornis chromosome 6, iOsmBic2.1, whole genome shotgun sequence includes:
- the LOC114871981 gene encoding MRN complex-interacting protein, whose translation MPQQMNVLRCYSCKMYQVHLIKQAKKWQCKVCNHKQILRQVFFRGSGKDCRICVQKLNMMKEHGNETNEFFYGDNNINDNNSAGCSNQSNSGGIENKWAKYLETPEDTECKTSKFVNSESNSNENNDESMYSHNDDTTYECSQNDYVNTSSNYYYESQSEQDHCDDKHESPQIKKTETFDDTNSSAGDSQIYNKSVTDTKYAKNIFDDNEDFDVTIDF comes from the exons ATGCCGCAACAAATGAATGTTTTACGCTGTTATTCGTGTAAAATGTATCAG GTCCACCTGATTAAACAAGCAAAGAAATGGCAATGCAAAGTATGTAATCACAAGCAAATTTTGAGACAG gTTTTCTTTAGAGGTTCAGGGAAAGATTGTCGTATATGTGTTCAAAAATTGAACATGATGAAAGAACATGGGAATGaaacaaatgaatttttttacggggataacaatataaatgataataattcTGCTGGCTGTTCTAATCAGTCAAATTCTGGGGGAATTGAAAATAAGTGGGCAAAGTATTTAGAAACACCAGAAGATACTGAATGCAAAACGTCTAAATTTGTAAATAGCGAAAGTAATAGTAATGAAAACAATGATGAATCTATGTACTCACATAATGATGATACAACATATGAATGCTCACAAAATGATTATGTGAATACAAGCAGTAATTACTATTATGAAAGTCAGTCTGAGCAAGATCATTGTGATGATAAACATGAATCTCCTCAAATTAAAAAGACTGAAACATTTGATGATACGAATAGCTCTGCTGGCGATAGCCAAATTTACAACAAAAGTGTCACTGATACCAAATATGCAAAAAACATTTTTGATGACAATGAGGATTTCGATGTTACTATTGATTTTTGA
- the LOC114871969 gene encoding ATP synthase subunit s, mitochondrial — MTIPTFNIIRSIVFSNTKNQTKSLFYWINVMFNRVDEDRVNEVGPDRACAEWLLKNGAYVRWKGVSELLTDYNKLPVIGQQYYVEGIDANDAGICDIGFEHFKGCKHVNDIKLESCKYVDNSALPYLSLIKGSLKHLELINCKSIDDEGLLSLKVLKNLEKLKIRGLIYVKKKDSVYKELTEALPNCEIDYQ, encoded by the exons ATGACAATCCCT actTTCAACATAATAAGATCTATTGTGTTTTCAAACACAAAGAATCAAACCAAATCTCTGTTTTATTGGATTAATGTCATGTTCAATAG agTTGATGAGGACCGTGTAAATGAGGTTGGTCCTGATCGTGCATGTGCAGAATGGCTTTTGAAAAATGGGGCATATGTTAGATGGAAAGGTGTTTCTGAGCTATTAAcagattataataaattaccaGTTATTGGACAACAATATTATGTTGAGGGTATTGATGCTAATGATGCTGGAATATGCGATATAGGATTTGAACATTTCA AGGGATGTAAACATGTAAATGACATAAAACTTGAAAGCTGTAAATATGTTGATAATAGTGCTTTACCATACTTATCACTTATCAAAGGTTCATTAAAACATTTGGAGCTTATAAACTGTAAAAGTATTGATGATGAAGGTCTACTAAGTTTAAAAGTATTAAA aaatttagaaaaattaaaaattcgaggATTAATATATGTGAAGAAGAAAGATTCCGTTTATAAAGAACTCACCGAAGCTTTACCCAATTGTGAAATTGACTATCAATAA